Proteins found in one Geomonas subterranea genomic segment:
- a CDS encoding MBG domain-containing protein, with translation MLAAGRFTVGALPVKRSNMARFKIGGTLDDVVFPPTDAAIRVLARQWDGKILAGGAFGFAGGTVRTSLARFYPHGTLDADLPQLVDDSGMVLRASLHADGHVTVSGMFQQVLGQGRLHFARFTGNWTLDPDFAPLAVPQRVYSILPVPGEGMILGGSFLSINGAPQRLLVRVDEGGVPAPPLFNATVNSYLGIETITATIPVPDGSFPEDGMTYVGGDTGIVSEYQYLFRMKKDGTRDGSFVPAAELDGFVTAMALQPDGKLLVGTDTGRILRLLPTGSLDPDWNGGVPLQMELAVHGMALLPDGRVLVSGDLGYPWPTTNPDTGLPELLWRNLLRLESDGSIDDSFIIHARYTFDEGYGHDVLGFALQSDGTILIFGIFDRVRDGFGTVLNRQYVARILSDGHLDAGFDLGVFPFDNETPARQVNSINLQGDGKFLLAGDFINVNGKSKLGRYANGWSFEELSVSAAGDAVTWLRSGSSPELWGVSFEYCDDLDAPVPNWVRLGYPLRIPGGWRLGGVTPAQLGGMSRNRYLRARGYAAADQGGTGSLVESVRLYHLKPQKTTVTVTALPQRKVYGQPDPELTYSFAPALNGADSFSGALSRVAGRDVGSYAIMQGTLALGPGYDLVFAGATLTIEQAPLTVTADDQTKTASFANPPLTASLTGLAPWDTPASLGGAPELSTAVDAATPRGSYPIHAAQGSITSTNYRYSFADGIMVVQGRPQTIALQAPPLKSYGDADFPAGASADSGLAVSYASSKPAVATVAGGEVRIAGAGETTLTATQGGDGIWDPAPPVTVPLTVLKAPLMVVADDKTRAYLTPNPQLTAHYLGFVKGEGVSVLSGAPSLITGATPESPVGSYPIIAGTGTLQAENYSFTPLQGTLTVYKSCQEITFPAIPERTYGDPPFGIVASACSGLPLNFRSSNPDVARVDGDVITITGAGTAVITASQAGTGDLETAPEKSQPFVVHRSGQQVSFSSPAQKVVGDTPFDLEGSATSGLPVSYSSSDAAVATVAGSTVTVVGAGTTVISAQQGGNGNYLPALPVPRTLVVSQEGTPPQLHLSTLNSGASTSNPVMNLMGGAQDASGIAGLTVAGSDRSADAPLFSSAVVLAEGENSIGVTARDGAGNVTTHTFSITLDALAPALAVTAPADNSVAGAAGCAVTGTVTPGATVTMAVNGAALRQLQVDAGAFTASALLAEGVNTIELNAELEGRSSRVKRSVTFTPGAPALAVTEPVQDLRTEAESVTIRGTAGSEAQGGVQVEAGGAVFTPGVDAGTFQQQVALALGENRITVRAVSGGGAASVAHRNLVRIERISGDLDGNGSVDIQDAMLLLRISLGADPASAAALAHGDLAPLVNGVPRPDGVVDVGDLLVLLRRIVGLVHL, from the coding sequence ATCCTCGCGGCCGGGCGCTTCACCGTCGGGGCTCTGCCGGTGAAGCGCAGCAACATGGCGCGCTTCAAGATCGGCGGCACCCTCGACGACGTCGTCTTTCCCCCCACCGACGCGGCGATCCGGGTGCTGGCCCGGCAGTGGGACGGCAAGATCCTCGCCGGGGGCGCCTTCGGCTTCGCCGGGGGGACCGTCCGCACATCGCTTGCCCGCTTCTACCCACACGGCACCCTGGACGCCGACCTGCCGCAGCTCGTGGACGACAGCGGCATGGTGCTCAGGGCCTCGCTGCACGCCGACGGACACGTCACCGTCTCGGGGATGTTCCAGCAGGTGCTGGGGCAGGGGAGGCTTCATTTCGCGAGGTTCACCGGGAACTGGACCCTCGACCCCGACTTCGCGCCGCTCGCCGTCCCCCAGCGCGTCTACAGCATCCTGCCGGTCCCGGGAGAGGGGATGATCCTGGGTGGAAGCTTCCTCTCCATTAACGGTGCGCCGCAGCGCCTGCTGGTAAGGGTGGACGAGGGGGGGGTACCCGCGCCGCCTCTTTTCAACGCCACGGTCAACTCCTACCTCGGCATCGAGACGATTACCGCCACCATTCCCGTCCCCGACGGATCGTTTCCGGAGGACGGCATGACCTACGTGGGGGGGGACACCGGCATCGTCTCCGAATACCAGTACCTGTTCCGAATGAAAAAAGACGGGACCCGCGACGGCTCGTTCGTACCGGCGGCCGAACTCGACGGCTTCGTGACCGCGATGGCGTTGCAGCCGGACGGAAAGCTCCTGGTGGGGACGGACACGGGGCGCATACTGAGGCTGCTGCCGACCGGCTCGCTCGACCCCGACTGGAACGGCGGGGTCCCCTTGCAGATGGAGCTCGCGGTGCACGGGATGGCCCTTCTCCCCGACGGCCGGGTGCTGGTCTCCGGTGACCTCGGCTACCCCTGGCCGACCACCAACCCCGACACCGGTCTCCCGGAGCTCTTGTGGCGCAACCTGCTCCGGCTGGAGAGTGACGGCAGCATCGATGACAGTTTCATCATCCACGCCCGCTACACCTTCGACGAGGGGTACGGCCACGACGTCCTCGGTTTCGCCCTGCAAAGCGACGGCACCATCCTCATCTTCGGTATCTTCGACCGGGTCCGGGACGGCTTCGGCACCGTGCTGAACCGCCAGTACGTTGCGCGCATCCTGTCCGACGGTCACCTCGACGCCGGCTTCGACCTGGGCGTCTTCCCCTTCGACAACGAGACGCCGGCACGCCAGGTCAACAGCATCAACCTGCAGGGGGACGGCAAGTTCCTGCTGGCCGGCGACTTCATCAACGTGAACGGTAAAAGCAAGCTCGGGCGCTACGCCAACGGCTGGAGCTTCGAAGAGCTCTCCGTGTCGGCCGCCGGCGACGCCGTCACCTGGCTCAGGTCCGGGAGTTCGCCGGAACTTTGGGGGGTGAGCTTCGAGTACTGCGACGACCTCGATGCCCCCGTGCCGAACTGGGTGCGCCTGGGATACCCGCTGCGCATACCGGGGGGATGGCGCCTCGGAGGGGTGACCCCGGCGCAGCTCGGGGGGATGAGCCGGAACCGCTACCTGAGGGCCAGGGGGTACGCCGCCGCGGACCAGGGAGGTACCGGTTCACTCGTGGAGTCGGTGCGCCTGTACCACCTCAAGCCGCAAAAGACCACCGTCACGGTCACGGCGCTGCCGCAGCGCAAGGTCTACGGCCAGCCCGACCCGGAGCTGACCTACAGCTTCGCCCCGGCGCTCAACGGCGCTGACAGCTTCAGCGGGGCCCTGTCACGGGTAGCCGGCAGGGACGTGGGCTCCTACGCCATCATGCAGGGGACCCTCGCCCTGGGCCCCGGCTACGACCTGGTCTTCGCGGGGGCGACCCTCACCATCGAGCAGGCCCCGCTCACCGTCACAGCCGACGACCAGACCAAGACCGCGAGCTTCGCCAATCCCCCCCTGACCGCGAGCCTCACCGGGCTCGCCCCCTGGGACACCCCGGCCTCCCTTGGGGGCGCCCCCGAACTCAGCACCGCGGTCGATGCCGCGACGCCCAGGGGGAGCTACCCCATCCACGCGGCCCAGGGGAGCATCACCAGCACCAACTACCGCTACAGTTTCGCCGACGGGATCATGGTGGTTCAGGGGAGGCCCCAGACCATCGCCCTGCAGGCGCCACCGCTGAAGAGCTACGGGGACGCCGACTTCCCCGCCGGCGCGAGCGCCGACAGCGGTCTCGCGGTGAGCTACGCCAGCTCGAAACCCGCCGTGGCCACCGTGGCCGGAGGTGAGGTGCGCATCGCCGGCGCCGGGGAGACCACCCTCACGGCGACGCAGGGGGGGGACGGCATCTGGGATCCGGCTCCGCCGGTAACGGTTCCCCTCACCGTGCTGAAGGCGCCCCTCATGGTGGTGGCGGACGACAAGACGCGGGCCTATCTGACGCCCAATCCGCAGCTCACGGCACATTACCTGGGATTCGTGAAGGGGGAGGGGGTGTCCGTCCTTTCCGGCGCGCCGTCGCTGATCACCGGCGCGACGCCGGAGAGCCCCGTCGGGAGCTACCCCATCATCGCCGGGACCGGCACCCTCCAGGCGGAAAACTACAGCTTTACCCCCCTACAGGGGACCCTCACCGTGTACAAGTCCTGCCAGGAGATCACCTTTCCCGCCATCCCGGAGCGGACCTACGGCGATCCCCCCTTCGGGATCGTCGCCTCCGCCTGCAGCGGCCTGCCGCTCAACTTCAGGAGCTCCAACCCCGATGTCGCCCGCGTCGACGGCGACGTCATCACCATCACCGGCGCGGGAACCGCGGTGATCACCGCAAGCCAGGCGGGAACCGGCGACCTGGAGACGGCGCCCGAGAAGTCGCAGCCCTTCGTCGTGCACCGAAGCGGGCAGCAGGTGAGCTTCTCCTCGCCGGCGCAGAAGGTGGTGGGGGACACCCCCTTCGACCTGGAGGGGAGTGCCACCAGCGGGCTGCCGGTCAGCTATTCGAGCTCCGACGCGGCCGTGGCGACGGTCGCCGGGAGCACGGTCACCGTCGTCGGCGCGGGGACCACGGTGATCAGCGCGCAGCAGGGGGGAAACGGCAACTACCTCCCCGCGCTGCCGGTTCCAAGGACGCTCGTCGTCTCCCAGGAGGGAACCCCGCCACAACTCCACCTCTCCACGCTCAATTCGGGGGCGAGCACCTCCAACCCGGTCATGAACCTCATGGGGGGGGCGCAGGACGCCTCGGGGATCGCCGGGCTCACGGTGGCGGGGAGCGACAGGAGCGCCGACGCGCCCCTCTTCAGCTCCGCGGTCGTCCTCGCCGAGGGGGAGAACTCCATCGGCGTGACGGCGCGGGACGGCGCCGGCAACGTGACCACGCACACCTTCAGCATAACCCTCGACGCGCTGGCGCCGGCCCTGGCTGTGACGGCTCCGGCGGACAACAGCGTCGCCGGCGCGGCCGGGTGCGCCGTCACCGGGACGGTGACCCCGGGCGCCACGGTGACCATGGCGGTGAACGGGGCCGCGCTGCGGCAGCTCCAGGTCGACGCCGGCGCCTTCACAGCGAGCGCGCTCCTCGCCGAGGGGGTGAACACCATCGAACTGAACGCGGAACTGGAGGGGCGGAGCTCGCGGGTCAAGCGGAGCGTCACCTTCACGCCGGGCGCCCCGGCGCTCGCCGTCACCGAACCGGTGCAGGACCTGAGGACGGAGGCGGAGTCGGTCACCATCCGGGGGACGGCGGGGAGCGAGGCGCAGGGGGGGGTGCAGGTCGAGGCGGGGGGGGCGGTATTCACACCCGGGGTCGATGCCGGAACGTTCCAGCAGCAGGTGGCGCTCGCCCTCGGGGAGAACCGGATCACGGTACGGGCCGTTTCCGGCGGCGGGGCGGCCAGCGTGGCCCACAGGAACCTCGTGCGCATCGAGCGGATCAGCGGCGACCTGGACGGCAACGGCAGCGTCGACATCCAGGATGCCATGCTGCTGTTGAGGATCTCGCTGGGAGCCGACCCCGCCAGCGCGGCGGCGCTCGCCCACGGGGACCTGGCCCCGCTGGTGAACGGGGTGCCCCGGCCGGACGGGGTCGTCGACGTGGGGGATCTCCTGGTACTCCTGAGGAGGATCGTGGGGCTTGTGCATCTCTAG
- a CDS encoding hydrogenase small subunit, which yields MKDPMEGGWSRGETFAEFLTRRGVSRREFLTFCGRMAACFAAAAALPGGAPALAEEMAQKLSGARRPGVIYLQLQECTGCLESLLRSGSSPIDRLILEQVSLDYNELLMAPSGDAAEEVLREAAARPHLLLVNGSVPLGAGGAYCTIGGDSAENLLRRAARKADAIMAVGACAEYGCVQAASPNLTGAVGVADIITDRPVINISGCPPIAETITATLTYYLAYGHPPPLDGQGRPLFAYGQRIHDKCPRRASFDAGQFAERFDDENARRGYCLYRLGCKGPATFAPCATVEWNLGQSFPIKAGHPCLGCTERHFYDRMTPFYRRLPGFVVPGLGVEATANTIGVAAVAASVGGVAVHSAATVIARKRTKKAKPETLPLAVLGDAEPPSRDENQKT from the coding sequence ATGAAAGACCCCATGGAAGGCGGTTGGTCGCGCGGCGAAACCTTCGCGGAGTTTCTCACGCGGCGCGGCGTCAGCAGGCGGGAGTTTCTCACCTTTTGCGGCAGGATGGCGGCCTGCTTCGCCGCCGCCGCGGCGCTCCCGGGGGGGGCGCCGGCGCTGGCGGAGGAGATGGCGCAAAAGCTTTCCGGCGCCAGGCGCCCCGGCGTCATCTACCTGCAGTTGCAGGAATGCACCGGCTGCCTGGAGAGCCTGCTTCGCTCGGGCAGCAGCCCCATCGACAGGCTGATCCTGGAACAGGTATCGCTCGATTACAACGAGCTGCTGATGGCGCCCTCAGGTGACGCCGCAGAGGAGGTGCTGCGGGAGGCCGCCGCGAGACCCCACCTCCTCCTGGTGAACGGCTCGGTGCCCCTGGGGGCCGGCGGCGCCTACTGCACCATCGGCGGCGACTCGGCCGAGAACCTGCTCCGCCGCGCGGCGCGAAAAGCGGACGCCATCATGGCCGTGGGCGCCTGCGCCGAGTACGGCTGCGTGCAGGCCGCATCCCCGAACCTCACCGGCGCCGTAGGGGTCGCCGACATCATCACCGACCGTCCCGTGATCAACATAAGCGGCTGCCCTCCCATCGCCGAAACCATCACCGCCACCCTCACCTACTACCTCGCCTACGGGCACCCGCCGCCGCTGGACGGCCAGGGACGCCCCCTGTTCGCCTACGGGCAGAGGATCCACGACAAGTGCCCGCGCCGGGCGAGTTTCGATGCCGGCCAGTTCGCCGAGCGCTTCGACGACGAGAACGCCCGCCGGGGGTACTGCCTGTACCGCCTGGGGTGCAAGGGTCCCGCCACCTTCGCCCCCTGCGCAACGGTCGAGTGGAACCTGGGGCAGAGCTTCCCCATCAAGGCCGGGCACCCCTGCCTTGGGTGCACCGAGCGCCACTTCTACGACCGCATGACACCCTTTTACCGCAGGCTCCCCGGATTCGTCGTCCCGGGGCTCGGCGTCGAGGCGACCGCCAACACCATCGGCGTCGCCGCCGTGGCCGCCTCGGTGGGTGGCGTGGCGGTCCATTCCGCCGCGACCGTGATCGCGCGGAAGCGGACCAAAAAGGCCAAGCCGGAGACCCTGCCGCTCGCGGTTTTGGGGGACGCGGAGCCGCCGTCGCGGGACGAAAATCAAAAGACGTGA
- a CDS encoding pilus assembly protein, translating to MGKGRVPGARALVRGVFCLLVVVALLSPSRQARGEEASASMQAYCSVPPLPGLGIKPNLLLLIDNSASMYDLAYTDPGTFCVDNTFYPSRSYPGYFEESTFYSYLAASDSFAAASVTGTGGSACNHVRTEQLCLNVTSGSVDNFLATGKFLNWLATSKLDLEKLALTGGRYDPSGKLLQPESRGCQGRRFVKTVHNVHLDSDGKEQLGEVLPVTFAVRGPIPSESGYVSQGNHGGPTRIEIYPANYNKEACLGAISTWQNRRGVASLTSAVVQCMGARLTETDGITPTSAKVYSETLGYCYDYQSGIDILYSTISNTLLKDCYRRYKAFYEENPAFILRNTGDDVCAQGLFHNFMPHSSGATSIGYLGQCYIGPNFRPQCSVDQTKDFCADIEKPWLSDPSTSVSQTGTNASLPGFILDAGITGLGKPGLTAQARIAVAEPPSGLIQTFSADINFGAMVFNDDGAGSECGGTIPCLSHCKDGNPPFMHKECYVATDCNKNGLVACEADPRSDGGRIISYINSSPVGDHGSGLIAAIDGIRATSWTPLAESFYEAIGYFANLAPLRLQTADFDAGLPPSKYSCQRNSVVILSDGASSADRAPAMNSFVAAAVGAWVNSTDGMPASRTTANGSAATSPPENQGSYNLDDLAWVARNKNIFDPSTPITKPNQYLTTHVVYTGSPCGEYLADGSCVTTDEGVPEKMMQLTAAKGGGSITPVKDAAGVRNALKGVFMQVRGGSNAGSGSSMLATGEGNGALFVQPQFYPDKSFDNGGSFATWIGELQSLWYYIDPFINGSSGGASGIREDTGGGRTLDLKQDRVVQFVVDPSLQEARAKLSVDADGDGSIDTPQPEGYPRIKVPEAVQSLWRAGRKLWRRSPGTRTLYTQTGGTSLVPFLDTSVAAHRELLLARDQKEADQIVAFVKGVDDSSGTSGAPTRDRTVAAYGTTEKDVWKLGDIISSGPVLQSGVPLGSYHLPPPAGYGDTSYSAFIRTSYPGRGTVYVGANDGMLHAFRLGRLKVRPEPSDNWPVTTKAELTTTSGDEDKLGEEQWAFVPNGALPYLKYLKEPLYPHLYYVDGTSTLVDASIGDPGRCSRDDYWNCARDMAAGSNWRTILIGGMGLGGASRPFGAPCADQEGSATCVKAPAGGGGLSSYFALDVTGQTGDGTGSGPGFLWEFSHPQLGFSTSGAAILRVKARSVDGFNNVIHDPNKNGRWFAVFASGPTGAVDRGSRQFTAVSDQNLKLFVVDLNAVPPLTQGRNYWVIDTGITNAFGGSMAGAGIDADRWNGSSEARGMGNYEDDALYVGYTRGSAGGGWSGGVLRLFTNQDPDPSTWKTSIVIDGTGPVTGAVGKLQDRQYKRLWLYFGAGRYFHNQDDLAAGRALYGVSEPCYGTGDSLADGNCSKTPVRVSELTDVTDIARVVQPKDQGDGYKGWRITLDAASGALGSERAIDSPSSLTGGAVFFPTFKPSLEPCLDGLSYLWGVHYSTGGVPRSLSAQALLPLSNGSMASLDTGGFTDRDNRRSPPQPGKGMKPRLVTNSGLKPLKKIIHIQER from the coding sequence ATGGGAAAGGGTCGGGTGCCGGGCGCCCGGGCGTTGGTCCGGGGTGTGTTCTGCTTGTTGGTCGTGGTGGCGCTGCTGTCGCCGTCACGTCAGGCGCGGGGGGAGGAGGCGTCCGCCTCCATGCAGGCCTACTGCAGCGTGCCACCGTTGCCCGGCCTGGGCATCAAGCCAAACCTGCTCCTTTTGATCGACAACTCCGCCAGCATGTACGATCTCGCCTACACCGACCCCGGCACCTTCTGCGTCGACAACACCTTTTACCCCTCAAGAAGCTATCCCGGGTACTTCGAGGAATCCACCTTCTATAGCTACCTCGCCGCGAGCGACAGTTTCGCGGCGGCCTCCGTTACCGGCACGGGCGGCAGCGCCTGCAACCATGTGCGGACCGAGCAGCTGTGCCTCAACGTCACCTCCGGCAGCGTCGACAATTTTCTCGCCACCGGGAAGTTCCTGAACTGGCTCGCCACGAGCAAGCTGGACCTGGAGAAGCTGGCCCTCACCGGCGGGCGCTACGACCCGTCCGGCAAACTGCTCCAGCCGGAGTCCCGCGGCTGCCAGGGGAGGCGGTTCGTCAAGACGGTCCACAACGTCCATCTGGACAGCGACGGCAAGGAGCAACTAGGCGAGGTACTGCCGGTCACCTTCGCGGTGCGCGGTCCGATTCCCTCGGAGAGCGGCTATGTTTCCCAGGGAAACCACGGCGGACCCACGCGCATCGAGATCTATCCGGCGAACTACAACAAGGAGGCGTGCCTGGGGGCGATCAGCACCTGGCAGAACAGAAGGGGGGTGGCCTCGCTGACCAGCGCCGTGGTGCAGTGCATGGGGGCCCGCCTCACGGAAACCGACGGCATCACCCCCACCTCCGCCAAGGTCTACAGCGAGACGCTTGGGTATTGCTACGACTACCAGTCAGGTATCGACATCCTCTACTCCACCATCTCCAACACGCTGCTCAAGGATTGTTACCGGCGCTACAAGGCGTTCTACGAGGAGAACCCGGCGTTCATACTCAGGAACACGGGCGACGACGTCTGCGCGCAGGGGCTGTTTCACAACTTCATGCCACATTCATCGGGCGCCACCAGCATCGGCTACCTCGGGCAGTGTTACATCGGCCCCAACTTCCGGCCGCAGTGCTCCGTGGACCAGACCAAGGACTTCTGCGCGGATATCGAGAAACCCTGGCTTTCCGACCCCTCGACCAGCGTCAGCCAGACCGGGACCAACGCGAGCCTCCCCGGTTTCATCCTCGACGCCGGCATCACCGGTCTCGGCAAGCCGGGGCTCACCGCCCAGGCCCGTATTGCCGTGGCGGAACCCCCCTCCGGCCTGATTCAGACCTTCTCGGCCGACATCAACTTCGGCGCCATGGTCTTCAACGACGACGGCGCCGGCTCGGAATGCGGCGGTACCATTCCCTGCCTTTCGCACTGCAAGGATGGCAATCCCCCCTTCATGCACAAGGAGTGCTATGTCGCCACGGACTGCAACAAAAACGGCCTGGTCGCCTGCGAGGCGGACCCCCGCAGCGACGGCGGCAGGATCATTTCCTATATCAACAGTTCACCGGTCGGAGACCACGGCTCAGGCCTGATCGCGGCCATAGACGGGATTCGCGCCACCTCCTGGACCCCTCTCGCGGAGTCTTTTTACGAGGCGATCGGATACTTCGCGAACCTTGCCCCCCTCAGGCTGCAAACAGCCGACTTCGACGCGGGCCTCCCCCCTTCAAAATACAGCTGCCAGCGAAACAGCGTCGTCATCCTGAGTGACGGCGCCTCCAGCGCGGACCGCGCCCCGGCGATGAACAGCTTCGTGGCGGCGGCGGTCGGCGCATGGGTCAACTCCACGGACGGTATGCCCGCCAGCCGGACCACCGCCAACGGCAGCGCCGCCACGTCGCCTCCCGAAAACCAGGGGAGCTACAACCTGGACGACCTCGCCTGGGTCGCGAGAAACAAGAACATCTTCGATCCGTCGACCCCCATCACCAAACCAAACCAGTACCTGACCACCCACGTCGTCTATACCGGCTCTCCCTGCGGGGAGTACCTGGCCGACGGCAGCTGCGTGACCACCGACGAAGGGGTCCCGGAGAAGATGATGCAGCTCACCGCCGCCAAGGGAGGAGGGAGCATCACCCCGGTCAAGGACGCGGCAGGGGTACGGAACGCGCTGAAGGGGGTGTTCATGCAGGTAAGAGGGGGATCCAACGCCGGCAGCGGCAGTTCCATGCTCGCCACCGGTGAGGGGAACGGGGCCCTCTTCGTGCAGCCCCAGTTCTACCCGGACAAGAGCTTCGACAATGGCGGCAGCTTCGCGACCTGGATCGGCGAGCTGCAGAGCCTTTGGTACTACATCGACCCCTTCATCAACGGGAGCAGCGGAGGCGCCAGCGGCATCAGGGAGGACACCGGGGGGGGCAGGACCCTCGACCTGAAGCAGGACCGGGTGGTCCAGTTCGTGGTCGATCCTTCGCTGCAGGAGGCCCGGGCGAAACTCTCGGTCGACGCGGACGGTGACGGCTCTATCGACACGCCGCAGCCGGAGGGGTATCCCCGGATCAAGGTTCCCGAGGCGGTGCAGAGCCTGTGGCGCGCGGGACGCAAGCTCTGGCGGCGCTCCCCCGGCACCAGGACCCTCTACACCCAGACCGGCGGCACGTCACTCGTCCCGTTCCTGGACACCTCGGTCGCGGCGCACCGGGAACTCCTTCTGGCCCGGGACCAGAAGGAGGCGGACCAGATCGTGGCCTTCGTGAAGGGGGTGGACGACAGCTCCGGCACCAGCGGGGCTCCCACCAGGGACCGCACCGTCGCGGCCTACGGCACCACGGAGAAGGATGTCTGGAAACTCGGTGACATCATCTCCTCGGGGCCGGTACTGCAGTCGGGCGTCCCGCTGGGGAGCTATCACCTCCCCCCTCCGGCCGGTTACGGCGACACATCCTACAGCGCTTTTATCAGGACGTCCTACCCCGGCCGGGGCACCGTGTACGTCGGCGCCAACGACGGGATGCTGCACGCGTTCAGGCTCGGCAGGCTCAAGGTGAGGCCTGAGCCGTCCGACAACTGGCCCGTCACCACGAAGGCGGAGCTCACCACCACATCCGGGGACGAGGACAAGCTCGGGGAGGAACAGTGGGCCTTCGTCCCCAACGGCGCGCTTCCCTATCTCAAGTACCTGAAGGAGCCGCTTTACCCGCATCTGTACTACGTGGACGGCACCAGCACCCTGGTGGACGCGAGCATCGGGGACCCGGGACGCTGCAGCCGCGACGACTACTGGAACTGCGCCAGGGACATGGCCGCCGGGAGCAACTGGCGCACCATCCTGATCGGCGGCATGGGGCTTGGAGGCGCGAGCCGCCCCTTCGGCGCCCCCTGTGCCGACCAGGAGGGTTCCGCCACCTGCGTCAAGGCCCCGGCCGGTGGCGGGGGGCTTTCCTCCTATTTCGCCCTCGACGTCACCGGCCAGACCGGGGATGGCACGGGGAGCGGACCGGGCTTTTTGTGGGAGTTTTCCCACCCGCAGCTGGGGTTCTCCACCTCGGGCGCCGCCATCCTGCGGGTCAAGGCGCGCAGCGTGGACGGGTTCAACAACGTGATCCACGACCCGAACAAGAACGGGCGCTGGTTCGCCGTCTTCGCCTCCGGCCCCACCGGCGCCGTCGACAGGGGCTCGCGCCAGTTCACGGCGGTCTCGGACCAGAACCTGAAGCTCTTCGTGGTCGACCTGAACGCCGTGCCGCCGCTCACCCAGGGGCGCAACTACTGGGTCATCGATACCGGCATAACCAACGCCTTCGGCGGCAGCATGGCTGGCGCCGGGATCGACGCCGACAGGTGGAACGGCTCCTCGGAGGCGAGGGGGATGGGGAACTACGAGGATGACGCCCTCTACGTCGGCTACACGCGGGGGAGCGCCGGGGGAGGGTGGAGCGGCGGTGTGCTGCGGCTTTTCACCAACCAGGACCCCGACCCGTCCACCTGGAAGACGAGCATCGTCATCGACGGCACCGGCCCGGTGACCGGTGCCGTCGGCAAGCTCCAGGACCGGCAGTACAAGCGTCTGTGGCTCTACTTCGGTGCCGGGAGGTACTTCCACAACCAGGACGACCTCGCCGCCGGGCGCGCGCTGTACGGGGTGAGCGAGCCGTGCTACGGCACCGGCGACTCGCTCGCCGACGGGAACTGCAGCAAGACCCCGGTGCGCGTCTCCGAGCTGACCGACGTCACCGACATCGCCCGGGTGGTCCAGCCCAAGGACCAGGGTGACGGCTACAAGGGGTGGCGGATCACCCTGGACGCGGCCTCCGGCGCCCTGGGGAGCGAACGCGCCATAGACAGCCCGAGTTCCCTGACCGGCGGCGCCGTATTCTTCCCGACCTTCAAGCCCTCCCTGGAACCGTGCCTGGACGGGCTCTCCTACCTGTGGGGGGTGCACTACAGCACCGGGGGGGTGCCCCGGTCACTGTCCGCGCAGGCGCTGCTCCCCCTCTCCAACGGCAGCATGGCGAGCCTCGACACGGGCGGCTTCACCGACCGGGACAACCGGCGCAGCCCCCCCCAGCCCGGCAAGGGGATGAAGCCCCGGCTGGTCACCAACAGCGGGCTCAAGCCGTTGAAGAAGATCATCCACATCCAGGAGCGCTGA
- a CDS encoding delta-60 repeat domain-containing protein codes for MWTLDGFNIGGAGTVVITGEVRAIAQQRQDGKIVIAGDFTLTGGVPLTTRGNLARLNPDGTLDQGFAPPPLDGPVNALLLQPNPAGPGTPDLVIVGGGFTKAGATGRKGLARLSGGDGSLDGFDPVSSAFAVTVNAMALLPGGESILVGGEFRELKGGVPARNLGGLSVAGATSGQVNWSYQGGLAQDAGNVAVHAIQLQQGAVVVGGEFTTPFSDNVARFSAAGLYDGSFRPVSPAGAVRALALQEDGKILIGGISPGERFRTTWRGSTLTALPIPSTRGWTSSPAPGSLPSPSSRTAGSSRPGASPSGLCR; via the coding sequence GTGTGGACGCTGGACGGGTTCAACATAGGCGGCGCCGGCACGGTGGTCATAACCGGCGAGGTACGCGCCATCGCGCAGCAGCGACAGGACGGCAAGATCGTCATCGCAGGAGACTTCACCCTGACCGGCGGCGTCCCCCTCACCACCCGGGGGAACCTGGCCCGGCTGAACCCCGACGGCACCCTGGACCAGGGGTTCGCACCTCCCCCCCTGGACGGCCCGGTGAACGCGCTGCTCCTGCAGCCCAACCCCGCGGGCCCCGGCACCCCGGACCTGGTCATCGTCGGTGGGGGGTTCACCAAGGCGGGGGCGACCGGCCGTAAAGGGCTCGCCAGGCTTTCCGGCGGCGACGGCTCCCTGGACGGCTTCGACCCCGTCAGCAGCGCTTTCGCCGTGACGGTGAACGCCATGGCCCTCCTCCCGGGGGGGGAGAGCATCCTGGTCGGCGGGGAGTTCCGGGAGCTCAAGGGGGGGGTGCCGGCGAGGAACCTCGGCGGGCTCTCCGTGGCCGGCGCCACGAGCGGCCAAGTGAACTGGAGTTACCAGGGGGGGCTCGCGCAGGACGCGGGGAACGTGGCGGTGCACGCCATACAGCTGCAGCAGGGAGCCGTGGTGGTGGGAGGGGAGTTCACCACCCCGTTTTCGGACAACGTAGCCAGGTTCTCCGCGGCGGGGCTCTACGACGGCAGCTTCAGGCCGGTCTCCCCCGCCGGCGCGGTGCGTGCCCTCGCGCTGCAGGAGGACGGCAAGATCCTCATCGGGGGGATTTCGCCGGGGGAGCGCTTCCGGACTACCTGGCGCGGCTCAACCCTGACGGCACTCCCGATCCCTTCGACCCGGGGCTGGACCTCGTCGCCGGCTCCAGGGTCTCTTCCATCTCCGTCCAGCCGGACGGCAGGATCCTCGCGGCCGGGCGCTTCACCGTCGGGGCTCTGCCGGTGA